The Candidatus Sericytochromatia bacterium genome includes a window with the following:
- a CDS encoding glycosyltransferase family 2 protein gives MDQPGLTARWIPGVAPVAVLILALNEAHQLEGLLENLQGFAQEVFLVDSLSRDETVTIALRYGVTVVQRRFTDFGDQWNFALRELPITAPWTLKLDPDERLTDALKAELLATMARREAVGLRLPIRLHFMTRPLPVRLTLLRAWRTGAAHFSATRVNEHAHVAGPVVTLRGEIAHHDSPDLHHWWDKQNRYTTAEALSLAEGAPLADTPRLFGTALQRRMWLKRHFFRLPGRYQALFLYYWLIRGTWRAGFAGYAWAHLRAEVMRLREFKRREMALTGRPPRRWPSEPGEPDPRVPQA, from the coding sequence ATGGATCAGCCGGGATTGACCGCGCGCTGGATCCCCGGCGTCGCCCCCGTGGCGGTGCTGATCCTGGCGCTCAACGAGGCCCATCAGCTGGAAGGCTTGCTGGAAAATCTGCAAGGCTTCGCTCAGGAGGTCTTTCTGGTCGACAGCCTGAGCCGTGACGAGACCGTCACGATCGCCCTTCGATATGGGGTGACGGTGGTGCAGCGTCGCTTCACGGATTTTGGCGATCAGTGGAACTTTGCCCTGCGTGAGCTGCCGATCACCGCGCCCTGGACCCTGAAGCTCGATCCGGACGAGCGGCTGACCGACGCGCTCAAGGCCGAACTGCTCGCCACGATGGCCCGCCGCGAGGCGGTGGGGCTCCGCCTGCCGATCCGGTTGCATTTCATGACCCGTCCCCTGCCCGTTCGCCTGACCCTGCTGCGCGCCTGGCGCACCGGCGCGGCGCATTTTTCGGCCACGCGCGTCAACGAGCACGCTCACGTGGCGGGTCCTGTGGTCACGCTGCGGGGGGAGATCGCGCACCACGACAGCCCGGATCTGCACCACTGGTGGGACAAGCAGAACCGCTACACCACCGCTGAGGCCCTGTCGCTGGCCGAGGGGGCCCCGCTGGCCGATACGCCCAGGCTGTTCGGCACGGCGCTGCAGCGACGCATGTGGTTGAAGCGGCACTTTTTTCGCCTGCCGGGGCGCTACCAGGCCCTGTTCCTGTATTACTGGCTGATTCGCGGCACCTGGCGGGCCGGGTTTGCCGGCTACGCCTGGGCGCATCTGCGCGCCGAGGTCATGCGCCTGCGCGAGTTCAAGCGGCGTGAGATGGCGCTCACGGGTCGCCCGCCACGCCGCTGGCCGAGCGAGCCCGGGGAGCCGGACCCCCGCGTGCCGCAGGCG